In the Pelmatolapia mariae isolate MD_Pm_ZW linkage group LG10_11, Pm_UMD_F_2, whole genome shotgun sequence genome, AGCGGCAATGTACTGCTGTAAAAGCAACTAATTAAGTCGGTCCTTTAGAAAAACAGTATCGCCATAACTGAAGCCAGTTGCAGTAGTGTAACTTATTACAGAAAGATCATTATAAAGCCTTGTAATCAGTAATCACAATGGCTTTAATAAATGTCTATCTCGGTGTAATCTGTTACAATGAGGTCCCATATACACCTGGAAGGAACATCATTTTTGTCTAGATCTGATTGATGGATCACTATGTCTGCATAGTTTATTCAAAATGCATGCCAAACATTTGCTAGCGAGTGAAAAGTTTTGTctgtattttgtgttgtttagcCATAAGAATGTCTACTAATCAATCAATCGTTCATTAAAACATAATTGAAGTGCCATTTATTTATGCCCCTACTATCCTCTTTTTAGGTAATGTCAACAAAGCAACTTCAATTCTGCACAAAGCCCGCACTTTAAATGCGAAGCCAGCTGAGCTCCTGGACATGGCCATACATAACCTTAAAGCTGGAGAGAAACGGCTACTGCCCACCAGTGAGGAGGAACCTCCCACAGGTAGAGATTTAAGTCAGTTCATTGTATGGGTCAAAACTTGAAGatgcttttaaattaaatttaaatacattgttattttttaaatgcattatatATTTTCCAAATTCCTTTTAGATTTGCATGCAAGTGCTCCCGTAATGTCTGCATGTAGTGGAATCCAGGAAGTACAGCTTCCTGCTCGGGTCCCTGTCAGACGTTCAGTAGAGCAGCCTAAACCTGCGAGCAGGGAGCCTTTATCGGAGTGGAAGATCCCAACTTCCATCAACCGGCATGTTTCTCCTGAGGTCTGATGGCCCTTTTTAAATCTACTGCTAAATTTTTAGATACACagattttagtttgttttttctacatGCAAGCTGGTGTTAGCTTATGTCTTCCCTTATGTCCCTCAGAACATGTatgtaaacatttattttggttATGTCTCAAAaccttaaatgtttttttgttgtttttttttttcccttataaGGTTAAACAGACAACGCCCCCTGAACCTAGACCCATTCCTCGTCTGGCAGAGTCTTTCCTTACGCCATCCCTCCAACTTCCATCCAAAGTTAACTCACAAACAGTCTGCGAAACACCTAACAGCAATAGATATCCAGCTGCTAACAGGTAATACTCTGACTTGGGTATTTGTGAAATCTCTCTTTAAATATGCAGCATAAGCAAAAGTGTTTTTTCATATCTGTAATTCTGCTCTTTAGTTTCCATTGGGAATGGTATTTAAATATATGCTTTATTGTAGGGTTCTAAAAAGTTGCGCTAAAAGTCAATTCTACTTCAAATCAATAAGCTTATACATTTGTATTCTAGAATATTTCTATTGAAATAAAACGTCACACTCTGCATGCCTGTATTTGTCTCCTCTCAGCTTTATTACTCCCGTTGTAAAGAGAGGCCCTGAAGTGTCTTCCTCTGCAGCAGCGGCACACAGAGCTGGGCCTGCTCAGCAGCCATGCACACCTCTAAATCAAACGCTGTGTGCCCAGACACCACAGGTATATGTTCATGCCCTCCTTTGGGTTTGTcttatacattaaaaaaaaaaacatgctgtggagttttttgtttcgttttttttttttttcgttttttttaataaagatttCAGATGTGTGTGGGGAAAAGCACTTGATagtataaacattttttttcccagctTGACTGAACAGTAAACAGTCACTTGAATGCCAAGTAGACAGAGTTCAGTCAGTCCAGTCAGTTGGAAATATCAGCAGTAATTTAAATACTACTCTCAACTGTAATGAGAAAATATATCTTTGTTTGGATCTCATTTTAGGCTTCCCTCAGTGCGTTGTCCAATGAATCCATTATGATTAAGGGGAAGCAGTTCTTCATTCTGAAGATGATTGGACGTGGGGGATCGAGTAAGGTAACAACAGTGTTAAGGAGTTCCCATAATGCCAAAAACATTTCACCACAGTCTGACAGTCCAGTTGGCCTCTAATCTTGTATTTTAAACAACTGCTTGTTTTCCCCCTCCAGGTCTACCAGGTGCTCGATCATAAAAAGCAGCTGTATGCAGTGAAATATGTGAACCTCGAGGAGGCCGATGCCCAGACAATAGAGAGttacaaaaatgaaattgaaCATCTGAACCACCTGCAGCAGTACAGCGACCAGATTATAAAGCTCTATGACTAGTGAGTGCACAGCCTAtccagaaattattttttaaattaggcAGCCTTTTTTCTATTGTTTACCTGAAGTATACATCTCTGCCACAATAAATGTCCTGATGGTTGTGTTTTatgtgggttttgtttgtttctttcagtgaaATGACCAACAGCTACATCTACATGCTGATGGAGTGTGGAAACTTGGATCTGAACACTTGGTTGCGAAACCGCAAAACTGTGAACCCTCTAGAGAGGAAGTTCTACTGGAAGAACATGCTGGAGGCCGTCCACACCATCCACAAACACGGTTCATTTCTCTTGTGCCTCTCACTATCAGTTGACTACCACTTTCAGTGTTGTTCAAATGTCATAAATGTCCTAGTAACTGATGGTCATTTCTAAccactgcatgtgtgtgtgttctgtatAGGAATTGTCCACAGCGACTTGAAGCCAGCTAACTTCGTCATAGTGAATGCTTCGCTGAAACTGATCGACTTTGGCATCGCAAACAGAATCCAACCAGATGTAACGAGCATCATGAAGGATTCACAAGTAAGCCATACTAATTAATACACTGAACCTCTCGTGTGTCATGTCAGCTTGGGTCCCAATCAAACAAATGCAAAGGAATGTAATTGCTGGAAAACAATCTGGTGGACTCTAGAGGAGTGATGATATCTGTTCTAGACTGTCCAGTATAGCCTGATAGTCAGACATTTTCTGGTTAGCATGGTCAATGTCTGCATACTTCCAGTCCCAGGCTACAAATGGTATCTGTTCCAGAGTCTGTCAGATAAGATAGATGGAGGGCCCACGGTCATTTCTTCCAATAGACCAGCAGATGTTTTGACATCGCAGGAAAAAGCACAGATGAATTAATAACACAGATGTATGAATGAGTGCATTCCACTAAGGTGCGGCCCAGATGCTTGTTGGCCTGTGATCATGGCCTACTGGGAAAGTTAAAGCAACAGAGCCATTGTTAAAGAAATTTATTTcacctgtgtgtttttggttttttggaggggttttttcttcttcttcttcttcttctgcttctgcttcttcttcttcttctgcttcttcttcttctttaataaATCAAAATGTCTGCAGGGGTGGTGTCCTAAGTATATTGTAGCATCTTTGaaacgacctgctgaagttgaaAAAACAGAATGGTCTttaaaggaaagagagagagaatataTAGCGAGCGGCTTTTCACTGGGTAAAAATGCCAATCAGAAGAAGGCTGAAGCAGAGCTAAAACGGCTCTCTTCAGACACTGGATGAAGTCAGGGATTGCACCAAGATCCCGCAGAAGATACAGAAGAATGATTTTGAACTTCGAACCATGCAAAGCAACTCTAAATGAGCATACTGTGAGGGACAACAGAAAATGCCAGTTTTCTAATTTAAGttctgttaaaaatgttgaagctgcagctCAGCTTAAGGATGTCAAACAGTTGGTAAAAATGGCTTAACATGTGTAACATGTAATCATTTGTCAACACAGGTAGGAACTCTGAACTATATGCCCCCTGAAGCCATCAAAGACACGTCATCCCAGACAGGAAAAGCACGCTCAAAGGTATGttactttcatttttactgATTTGACAGAGTCACTAACCAAACCAAGAATGCAACAGCAGGTAAGACACCTTCTGCTAATTTTGTTCGACAGATCAGCCCCAAAGGTGACGTGTGGTCCCTCGGATGTATCTTGTACTGTATGACTTACGGGAAGACTCCGTTCCAAAGCATCACCAACCAGATCAGCAAACTGCACGCCATCATTGATCCCTCCCATAAAATAGAGTTTCCTGACATCTCGGAGAAGGATTTGCTCGATGTGTTGAAGGTGAAACGATGCCATAGATGGGACTTCTGtgttacagtttttaaaatgagaATCTGTCCAATCAGTTGTTGATGAGTCTTTATTAGAAGTGTTACTGGGGTCATGTAAAATAGAAATATTcaacttttgcttttttgttgttgtttttttccttttaccagAGATGCTTGGTACGAAACCCCAGAGAGAGAATTTCCATTGCAGAACTGCTGGAGCATCCGTACCTGCAGCTCAAACCACAAGCATCACCTGAACCAGGTACATGCACATCAATCAGTTACAAGTTTGTGTCCTAAGAAGATGCCAGGTTAACATTAGAAATTCACCTGTACTCTGTTCCAGAATATCCTTCTAACAACGATCTTAAGAAGATCCTGACAGACCTCGCAGCCCTCCAGTCTCCAAACAGCATCATTCGAGCTGCTAATGTAAGAATAACCTCCCAAAATTTCTTCTCAGACTTCTTAAACAAGTTTCTGAAGCGCTAACTTTGCTCTCTCATTGTCACAGAATTTGGCAAGAATGTGCAGCAGTGGCAGGAAGCTGGATGTTGCAGAGTGTGCAAAGTCATCATCTTAACTGCCCTGGAAAATGTGTTGTGGCTGCTTTGGTTCTTTTAAACCACTCGTAACCACTAAAGTTTCCCTTTTTTGTGAGATAAACAAAGCaatatctttgtttttcttgaaaCAAAATAGcacattgtttcatttttactCATTAGTAAATATAAGCACAAGCCATTTAGCCATCATTAAAACTAATTGTTTAGTTTTGTGTGGTTTAAACCACCAAAAGAACCCCCCAAAAGCTCTGACCTGTAGTCAGAGATGCCAGACATTTGGCAGTGGCTCATTTGGATCCTGTCAGTTGCAGGATGGGCTTTCATCCCATGGAAATTGACTGGCTTGTTCCAGTGCATCCTGTGAATGCTGTTTCAGATTCTGGGGAGATCAGGAAAAaactttgtgtctgtgtgttcttgAACCGTTCCTGAGCAGTTTCAGGGAGTGCTGTTGCCATTACAGGATGTGCTTG is a window encoding:
- the ttk gene encoding dual specificity protein kinase Ttk, whose protein sequence is MEEEEHTDRKQKLAMLYQKLNKIKKYLNEDDTDNINQVIGSNSPKSCLSYLMDLEKKGDPHLDSNHLTRLIDFYTRVFSNMPLGKHCHNESYARMLVRFAELKAIQDVSEAEANFNVARSHSQNFAFVHIAHAQFEISQGNTKRGIYILQNAVQVGAQPKEQLEAALRSIQNGKAQLWSSEDKENLPVTNSNAQDSVKKGSELQKVSRTSDGTGDLQLSSIFSSGRDSLGGAPDDQLPGWRTGSQRKRAVGMPARVPIVPFSIPEKDDDGYNNSRVSKGSDALIPTSLSRQTSGSNMNPIFGLSSSKNSAVDRDLVCVQQPALSPEKSIWEDQAAIDSTTTLLHTCDTKNASRMEADVTCNFDQIVNSNSPESCWAYLTNLEKRGNPHTDINLLNKLKDCYSKVFFKLPVRQYSKNATYARILVRYAELKGIEDPDEAQDHFIVARSNCKAFAFVHIAHAQFEVSQGNVNKATSILHKARTLNAKPAELLDMAIHNLKAGEKRLLPTSEEEPPTDLHASAPVMSACSGIQEVQLPARVPVRRSVEQPKPASREPLSEWKIPTSINRHVSPEVKQTTPPEPRPIPRLAESFLTPSLQLPSKVNSQTVCETPNSNRYPAANSFITPVVKRGPEVSSSAAAAHRAGPAQQPCTPLNQTLCAQTPQASLSALSNESIMIKGKQFFILKMIGRGGSSKVYQVLDHKKQLYAVKYVNLEEADAQTIESYKNEIEHLNHLQQYSDQIIKLYDYEMTNSYIYMLMECGNLDLNTWLRNRKTVNPLERKFYWKNMLEAVHTIHKHGIVHSDLKPANFVIVNASLKLIDFGIANRIQPDVTSIMKDSQVGTLNYMPPEAIKDTSSQTGKARSKISPKGDVWSLGCILYCMTYGKTPFQSITNQISKLHAIIDPSHKIEFPDISEKDLLDVLKRCLVRNPRERISIAELLEHPYLQLKPQASPEPEYPSNNDLKKILTDLAALQSPNSIIRAANNLARMCSSGRKLDVAECAKSSS